In one Penaeus monodon isolate SGIC_2016 chromosome 20, NSTDA_Pmon_1, whole genome shotgun sequence genomic region, the following are encoded:
- the LOC119585661 gene encoding LOW QUALITY PROTEIN: RNA-binding protein with serine-rich domain 1-B-like (The sequence of the model RefSeq protein was modified relative to this genomic sequence to represent the inferred CDS: deleted 1 base in 1 codon; added 38 bases not found in genome assembly): MDSCNNFVAHLTDVVAFINKTAIGIAGSTMVRSRSRSASSSGSEKERKAREKEKKPRRQSSSSDSSSSRSSSRSSSGSSGSSDSSSSSSSSSRSSSSSSSSSTSRSRSRDKENKLKDKEKDKKDDPRSTVKAGAEKSRSRSRDKKTKPKKPSKSRSRSGSPRGRRKPRSPTPRPTRIHVGRLTRNVTKEHLVEIFSVYGAVKSVDMSMYDMRVNNTLNRYGYIDFEKPEDAENAMKHMDGGQVDGQEITAAPVLIPRQIPPRRRSPPPMMQRRGPPRWRSPLRYIPGRMRRRSPPPMRRRSPPRRRSPRSRSRTPPRRRRYSRSSSSSSR, from the exons ATGGATTCTTGTAATAATTTCGTGGCTCATTTGACGGACGTAGTGGCGTTTATAAACAAAACCGCCATTGGCATAGCAGGATCGACGAT GGTTCGTAGTCGAAGTCGATCGGCATCCTCCAGCGGCTCGGAGAAGGAGCGGAAAgccagagaaaaggagaagaagccgAGGAGACAGTCTTCCAGCAGTGACAGTAGCTCCAGCAGAAG TTCTTCAAGAAGCTCTTCAGGTTCCTCGGGCAGTTCTGACAGTTCCTCTAGCAGTAGC TACTTCCCGATCAAGATCTAGAGATAAGGAAAACAAATTAAA ggataaggagaaggacaAAAAAGATGATCCAAG GTCCACAGTCAAAGCTGGGGCAGAGAAGAGCCGCAGTCGTAGCCGAGACAAGAAAACCAAGCCAAAGAAACCGTCAAAGTCTCGTTCTCG ATCAGGCTCTCCACGAGGCCGCAGAAAACCCCGCTCCCCCACCCCAAGACCAACCAGGATCCATGTGGGCCGACTGACGAGGAATGTGACCAAGGAACACCTCGTGGAGATCTTCTCTGTTTACGGTGCAGTGAAAAGTGTTGATATGTCAATGTACGATAT GCGCGTAAACAACACCCTTAACCGTTATGGCTACATAGACTTTGAGAAGCCAGAGGATGCAGAGAATGCCATGAAGCACATGGATGGAGGGCAGGTGGATGGCCAAGAGATCACAGCAGCCCCAGTGCTCATTCCACGGCAGATCCCCCCACGACGTCGCTCACCCCCACCCATGATGCAACGCAGAGGACCA CCCCGCTGGCGTTCTCCCCTCAGATATATCCCAGG GAGAATGCGTCGCCGTTCCCCACCCCCCATGAGGCGTCGCTCACCACCTCGTCGCAGATCCCCTCGCTCGCGGTCTCGCACTCCTCCCAGGCGCAGAAGATATTCacgctcatcatcatcatcctctcgcTGA